TCCATATCATGTCGTGATTATCtttcattttgtttgttatcATAATGCCGGCTTTATTTTCCTCCCCTCCCCTGGCTCTAGGTCTGGAAGCTCTTCAAGACGGATAGACTAGCAGAAACAGTCGACCCTTCTCTGAAGGGCGACTTCCCGCCAGCAGAAGCTTCAAAAGTCTTGAAAATTGGGCTCCTCTGCGCCCAGGCGTCCGTGGCTCAACGACCATCGATGGTGGACGTTGTCCGAATGCTGACAGATGAAAACTGCGAAATTCCAGAACCAAATCAACCACCATTCTTAAACACTAGTGCCCTTTCAGGCAGCACTACTAGATCATCCTACAGCGTCAACAGTTCCACGTCGTACCCAATTACACGGCCAGAAACATCCCATCCCTCCTCGGAATCCTTCAGCATTCAGAGTTCGGAAGGGCGGCGATCAAGAAGTGACGGAATGAGGTTAATATAGAAGAGTTTTATTTTTTGCATGATTGAATGTGGCGGTTGTACAAGAGTTCAAAGCCTATAGAAAACATGTATGTAgattttgtagtttttttatgtttttttggaAAAGATCCAAAACAAAAATATAGTTGGAAATTGTGCACCAATTGAAAatactaaactatcattttcttAGGTGTATATTATTATAGACAGAATGTAAAAATTGAGCCAAATTGTAACACATTGAGAAGCAAGCATTTGAATCTATGGATTTGAAACTGTTGTGTGATTGCATAATCTTGCTCTTATTCAACAAGCTACAAAGCTAATAAGATCaggaaatacaaaaaaaaaaaaatcatgctAACTAGCAATTGATCAGTAAAATTATTGCACGAGCAAGAAAAAATATTGAAGGGATTTAGTTCGTAGTTCTACTCATCTTCTCTAACAACACTGATAATATCGCCTCTGTTATAAAGATCATAGAAATCCCTAGTCTTCTTTTGCTCTTTCCAGTGGAACACTTGCCAAAATCCCCCGGCCACCAAGCCGAGGCCGGTCGCGATAACAATCTCCTTTATGACACTCGGGTCCTTGTAAACTACATGACAAGCCATCCTCTTCTGTCAAACCAAAACCTAACACAAATATATTTTCATCAtaaattcaatattttatacttttcattcattttgtcattttagttcgtccttAAAACATTGCTCATTTCGTTTTTGATAACATCCCCATGACTACCACTTATATTTTCTACTAGCTATATCACCTTATAAGCATATTTACCAAACATTTATTATATTTCATGTAAAAAGTGATAGATATTTTTTGGGAAACTTGTTGAAGCAAAACTAATTAGCTAATAGATTTTTAACCaaaatataacaacattatCAAAATGAAgagaaatcaaattttattcactAATTTAACTAGAATACACAGAAACAAAACCGAATTCACAaacatgaaaaagaaaaaaaccgaaGCAAGCtcaaaatcattaaaaaaaaacatgaaacatATAACACAATAAGATCATCAAACAATGGAAAGAAACTCACGGTTTCGATGCAAATTTTGTTGAGGCGACGAGATCCCAAAATGTCGAAAGAAAAACTGTAGCTATGAATTCAGAAGAAATGGTAAAATATAAAGGTTGTATATATGGATTCGAGACGTGagttaattttgaaaaaaattagcCTTTTACGCCAAAAGAATTGGTCAAGTTGATTGACAAGTATTAAGAAATCATTAAAATAGAAAACCGTAGATAAATATTTCAATATCtctttaattttgatgattaattgAAGTATATTATTCCGAGTAGTAAATGAGTTACAAATACCCTCCCAATTTGGGATTAAAAAAAACAAGCTTATATAATTAGAATAGAGAAAGTAATAGTAATATAGTATTATTGTGTTGATTATTCTTTTTATGagctaaaataataattttccaAATTTGGCAAATAATAATTCTTATCAGAAACTATGTTAGCAATACAAATTCTTATCTGTTCAAAAATATCTAGCAAAGTTCCTCATGTTATTGGAGTGGGCCCATAGAAGAAATGTGACAATACTAAATATCTAATCCATTTCTCAAATATATCTTCCAACAGCAGCAACAACTAgaattgagagaaaaaaaaaatgttggcAGCCTCTCCTTCCACTCATCAACCAATCCTGAATCCAAAACCTGATCAATTTCAATACTGCAATTTCAAGAACTCCAGGTAACATCATCTGATCTTTTTGAGTACAATACACCGAAATTGAAATACGAGACAATATACGGTTTGGGTTGGATGAAACAGGAGTAGGCGAGGTTCAGTGTCGACGCGATGCTGTGTGAAGAAAGAAGCAGAGAGCAGCAAGAATCATTACGAATTGCTAGGAGTGTCAGTTGATGCAAGTGGTCTACAGATCAAGGATGCTTACAGAAAACttcaaaagaaatatcatcCAGATATTGCAGGGGATGAGGTTTTTGCTACTTAACGGTTGTTTTCGTTCTTAAATTTCGTATCTATGCAGTGGAAATAAGTTACGTTTGCAGGGTCACGAGAGCACGGTCATGTTGAATAAAGCGTACGAGGTATTGGTGAGAGACGACCTCAGAAAAGAGTACGATAGGTCGATTGGAAGAGTTCGGGTCGGGAGCACGCTAGGTAGCGTGTGGAAAGAGCCCCCGAGACCCCAGGCTCTATTTGTCGATGAAAATGCTTGTGTAGGTAAATACTAGTAAAAAGATATTAGGAGTCCGGGATGTTGTTTCCAATGGTTTACTATTCGTAAGAGCATATACTTGTTTTCAGGGTGCTGGAAGTGTGTGCATTACGCGGGCAACACATTCACCATGGACGAGGCTTCTGGAACCGCGCGAATCAAGGTTCAATACGGAGATGACGATGCACAGATTGAGGTATGCAACGTATCCTTCCTTCTCTGAGTTTCACAGTAGAACTGAAGGTAAAGAAGATAGTTAACATCGTATAGCCATCCAATATCATAAATTCTCGACACTTGCATTATAGATGTCGGTCGAGTCGTGCCCTGTAAACTGCATCCACTGGGTCGATACAGAAGAGCTAGCAGTTCTTGAGCACCTGATCCGGCCTCAGCCGAAGGAGGGGTATGGAATATTCGGACAAGGATGGGAAAGGCCTGCAAATGTATTCATGGCTGCCAAATCCTTCAACAAGGAGTTAGAGCGGCAAGAAGAAAGCAAGCATAGACAGGGTAATCACATTCAACATCTACAGCTAGATTATAGTTCTATGAATTTGAACTTTTACCTGGGATTACAGGAAACTCAAGGGACAACGAAGAAACTCAAGCTCAGGCAGAAGCGCGCGAGAATGCATACAAGGAACTGAAGATCGGAAGGTTTGCAAGAATTTGGAGCTGGATGAAGCAAAGCACTAGCAAATGAGCAAACAAGTAGAGATGAATGCACGGCATGAAGGAGAAGAAGTGTGTGTCGACTCGCTAGATGTAATTTCTGAATGAAAGTGAAAAAtctgtatgtatatatatatatatatat
This DNA window, taken from Salvia splendens isolate huo1 chromosome 18, SspV2, whole genome shotgun sequence, encodes the following:
- the LOC121775881 gene encoding chaperone protein dnaJ C76, chloroplastic-like yields the protein MLAASPSTHQPILNPKPDQFQYCNFKNSRSRRGSVSTRCCVKKEAESSKNHYELLGVSVDASGLQIKDAYRKLQKKYHPDIAGDEGHESTVMLNKAYEVLVRDDLRKEYDRSIGRVRVGSTLGSVWKEPPRPQALFVDENACVGCWKCVHYAGNTFTMDEASGTARIKVQYGDDDAQIEMSVESCPVNCIHWVDTEELAVLEHLIRPQPKEGYGIFGQGWERPANVFMAAKSFNKELERQEESKHRQGNSRDNEETQAQAEARENAYKELKIGRFARIWSWMKQSTSK